The DNA segment CCCCAGATGCCCATCTGAGATACACTGGACATTCCCTCCTCTGCTCCATTCCTTCCCTACACAACATGTGAGGAGGGAAATCACTGAGTAGGTCCCAGCTGCTTCCATGCAGTCTCAGGGGTGCAAAGATCAGAAAGGAGCACTGGAAGCTCCAACACTACGTGTGTGGGCTCTGTGTTCCCTCTAGCACAACCCCAATGGGCATTCCCCAAATGCTGCAGGAATCCTGTGGCAGCCTCTCCGAGCTGCAGGGAGATGTTATTTCTGTGTAAGGTCCTGACAAAACCTCCTTCTAGTTTTTGAGGGGTAAGTGGTGACCCCTTCCCACTGACTTGCTCGTTACCTCTCGTCAGCATCGTGGCCCTCAATGTAACATTCTGCCTCAAACTTCTCCTGCAGGAACCTGTCCCAGCATTCCTTCTTGGCCTGGGACAGCGTGCGCAGCATGTCCTTGGAGGTCACCTCCTGGGACAGGCCTTTGATCCTCATCAGtcttctctctgtgaggaaaACAGCGGATTTTGTTATCTTGGTTATGGGGTTCTTTATGGaaggagagaagagaaggatTTGGACTTCTATATCAAAAAGTAAGTTAAGTTAACTTTTCAAAACTAATTTCTATCTTAAAAGTCATTTCCCCCCTGTGTTTCCAGCCTCCATGGCTTTCTTTCCTATATATACACAAGATGGTGTTTTCCAGGTGACACTTCTGAAGGAAATaaggtttgtgcaatcagcCAGCTCTGCCCATTTGGGGTTTTAATAACTTTCACACTTACTGCTCAGCTTCCATGAAATCACACAGCATGGCACAGATCTCACAGGCACCGAGTTCCCACAATTTCTATGCAAATTGGAAAATAAATCAGTCTCATTGCATTACTTGGTGCGCTGTGAAACAGCAACAAAGTCACGATGAAAGTTCTGGCAGAAATAAAAGCTTAAAAAGCCATTTCCACCACCTGTTCTGTTGCTGCGTGCAGCCTCCTACTTATTGTGGAGGGTAAAAACCAgttttttcagcttttgctTTATAAAAAGTTCCTTTCTGTGGCAGAGATAAAGAAGCTCTGACTGAGCTTCACCTTTCCACTGCTGCACTTGAAGAAAATGACTCAGATTGTGTGTGAAATAGCTGGGAGACTTTTTGATCACGGCATTGGCACAAAAGCAGAGCTATCACCAGGCACCTCAGCAGCGGGAGACACTCACCCAGGGACGCTAAATACACCTCTGAGTCGttcaggggtgcccagggcttCAGGCTAGGTTGGGAAGAGCCACCCGGACCGCTGCCCTCGGCGTAGCAATCCACGAAGGAGTCTGTGAAAGCATCGCCGGCGTCCTTGTGCTCGGGATGTGGCAGACAGGAGCAGATCTCAGCCCAGAGGTCCTCGCTGGACCTGGTCACCACCGAGTCCACGCTCTCGATCATCCTCATCGTGGGATCCTGGGACGGGGGGAACAAACCGTGAACACCGAGCCGACCCGCCCGCCCAGGCCTCCGCCACCCGCCTTCCTCTGCCCATGCCACGCCAGCGGACATTCCAGGGAATTCTCATCCCACCAGGACGCCCGGTCGCCCTCCCGGGAGCGATGTCCCCACGGCTGCCGGTGAGGCGGAGGGGCCGCTCCGCTCCCGCACCCACCGCCCGCGCTCCGGGCACCACGGCAGCTCCGTCTGCGCCTCTCCGGCCCCGGGTCTGGCCAATCACCGGCGCCACTGTCCCCAGGTCCAACCAATCACCGCCCGCCACCGGCGGAGCGGGAGCGACCATTGGTCCGGAGAGTGGGGGACGCTGACGCCGCCGCGCCGCCATGTTGGCAGAGGGCGGAAGTTGTCCTGGGCGGCGCAGGCGAGTGCGGTGTGACATCCTTGAGCCTCTGCCACACCTGCCCTGCTTTAGTGAGGGCGGGATGTGTTCCAGCGGGACACGGGGAGCTCCGGCGTGGCTCTGAACCCCCTCTCTCCGCAGGCCGCTGCCGTGTCCGTGGGATGAGCCAGCTGCCGTCCAGCGCCGTGCTGGCACTCATGGGGCTGCTCTTCGCCAGGACCATGGCCTGGACATCCAGCGGGAAAACGCACGCGGAGCTGGTCAACAACCTCTACAGTGAgtccctgcagcatcccttGGAATGTCAGTGTGTGGATATTTAATCTCTGTGTATGGATATTTAGTGTCACGCCGTCTGACACTGCTCACTCGGAAGGGTTGGGGTTAATGTTCCTGAATTTCGGCATTTGCCCCAGCCTGAACTCGTTCTATTTATAGCTGGAAACAAAGTGTTATGCCAGGAGGGGAGGAAAGCCTCTCCACaccttccttccctgcctctgGAAGCGTGTGGTGCCCTTTAAAGTGTTGCAGCGCGGTGTTCCGAGCCCGGGGGTGCAGCCGAGTGTCCCGCACATCCATGCtgtgcctccagctctgcccgGCGGCTGGAATAGTGCCCGGTGCTCCCGCTCCGCTCAGGACAGCGGGCTGGAACACACATAAAAATAGCCGTAAACTTCCCCAGAATTCCCGCAGAAAGGCGTGAAGGGATGTTGGCTGTCTCTGCAGTCATGGCCCTTGAGTTCACTGCTGAAACCTGAACCGGAGTCTCCGTTTCCCGCCGTGAAACGTGACTCCGGTTAGGCTTGGCAGTGTCAGAGGCGCTGTGGATACAGGTGGCCGCCCTTTGGAGATGGGCTGGTGGCTGGGCCCCCAGCGGGAATGGGAAAGGATGTCCTTCCGTCGTGTTTGGTTTGCTGTCCCTCTCAGATCCCTCATTAATTCTCCCAGATCCACGAACTCCCTGACGTGTGCTTCCCCTTTCAAATCTCTTCTTGCTGGAATGCCCAGGATTTCAGTCCTGCCTGTCTCTCTCTTCATTCTTTCCCAGAAAAAGGGATCATTAAGTCTCAGCGAGTCTTCGATGTGCTGTTGGCTACGGACAGAGGTCACTACATCAAGTATTTCCCATACATGGATTCTCCTCAATCCATTGGTGAGTCGCTTCTGGCAAAACATCTGCTGTCAGCAGGGCACAAGGTGCTTTGGCAGATGTTCCATGGTCGTGTTGTGGAAtccctatccctggaagtgtccaaggccaggttggatgggcctTGGAGTAACCTGGTCTAAGGGAAGGTGTCCCCACCCATGGCAGGGActgggactggatgagctttaatgtcccttccagcccaaattatcctgtgattctgtgttatCCTATTTTTGGGGGAAGATGGGGGAGAATTAGAAACtattcccactgggaattttATTCCTTGTCAAATAACTTGTGTCACCCATTTCCTTTTAGGCTACAAGGCTACAATCAGCGCCCCGCACATGGTAAGGTGAAAACTCCTCACTGTCAGCAGCAATGGAGGGAattgtttatttctctttttatatttaatttttcttcaagtaGAAAACCGAAACATCCCATGGACATGGGATTGCTTCTTGTTTCTTTagggatttttcttctttagagGAGTTTCCCCTATGCTTTTTCAGTTGCTTTGAAAGTGTGCTTAGATGAGAATTCCaatgttgttaatttttttttttgcatgagaccttttttcctgctgtttcacATCTAATTCCTGAGCCTCTGCCTAAATTATGTCCTGCAAAAGATCTTCCAGGTCTGACACTTGAGTTTTGCTCTGGAAGTGTCAGGCACAAGGCCAGGTGTGCTGTGATTAAatcagaaaacaagaaaaagtgtTGTAAGAGGATACTAATCCCGGGATGTTTCCCACTTCCTTGTCCTGGGTGTCCCTGCAGCACGCCCACGCACTGGAGCTGCTCAAGGATCAGCTGGTGGAAGGTGCCAAGGCGCTGGATGTGGGATCTGGGAGCGGATACCTCACCGCGTGCTTCGCCAGGATGGTGAGCTCATGGCACTCTATTCCTAGCCTGGAAAGCACATCCCCTGATTTGCTGATATAACTGGGACTACTCAGCCTTAAAACCAaggc comes from the Taeniopygia guttata chromosome 5, bTaeGut7.mat, whole genome shotgun sequence genome and includes:
- the CCDC32 gene encoding coiled-coil domain-containing protein 32 produces the protein MRMIESVDSVVTRSSEDLWAEICSCLPHPEHKDAGDAFTDSFVDCYAEGSGPGGSSQPSLKPWAPLNDSEVYLASLERRLMRIKGLSQEVTSKDMLRTLSQAKKECWDRFLQEKFEAECYIEGHDADESTLEHLKRWLQPDKVAISSEEGQYLIPPESQPEAEEDPPASEQ